In the Deltaproteobacteria bacterium genome, GTCACGGCGTACAGCGAGCGCAGGCTTCACGCTCATCGAGATGATGGTCGTGATGGTCATCATCGGCCTTCTGATGGCTCTCGTCGGCCCGCGCTTCATCCGGCAGGAGGAGAAGGCGAAGGTGGGGGCCGCGCGAGCCCAGATCGAGCTCCTCGGCACGGCGCTCGACACCTTCCGGCTCGACGTGGGCCGCTATCCGAGCACGCAGGAGGGCCTCGCCGCGCTGCGCCAGCGTCCCTTCGGCACCGACCGCTGGGACGGGCCCTATCTCAAGAAGGACCTCCCGAAGGATCCCTGGGAGCACCCGTACTACTACCGCAGCCCCGGCGAGGGCGGCCGCCCCTACGACCTCTACTCCTACGGCGCCGATGGGGCGCCGGGCGGCGACGGCGACAACCGCGACATCACGAGCTGGGAAGGTGGCAC is a window encoding:
- the gspG gene encoding type II secretion system protein GspG, which codes for MSRRTASAGFTLIEMMVVMVIIGLLMALVGPRFIRQEEKAKVGAARAQIELLGTALDTFRLDVGRYPSTQEGLAALRQRPFGTDRWDGPYLKKDLPKDPWEHPYYYRSPGEGGRPYDLYSYGADGAPGGDGDNRDITSWEGGTG